The window TGTGGTTCGCGATGTTTCAGCATATGGATGCGACCGGGGAGGAGCCGCGTCACCTAAAGGTCGTGACCATCGGCGGGTCGGCGGCACCGCGGTCGATGATCGAGCGGCTGATGCGGATGGGTGTCCGCGTCAATCATGCCTGGGGCATGACGGAAACATCGCCCATCGGCACGATCGGCCAGCGTTCAGTCGATTGGGATGACCTGAGTTTCGACCAGCAGGTCGACCAGGTGTGCCGTCAGGGCCGCGTGCCCTATGGCGTCGAGATGCGGATCGTGGACGAGCAGGGCCGTGTACTGGAGCGTGACGGACAACAGGCCGGGCAGCTGCAGGTGCGGGGCCCCTGGGTCATCAAGCAGTATTTCAAGGATGGCGACGGCCCCTGCCTGACCCCTGATGGCTGGTTCGATACGGGGGATGTCGCCATCCTGCACCCCGATGGCACGATGCAGATCACCGACCGATCAAAGGACGTGATCAAATCCGGCGGCGAGTGGATCAGCTCGGTCGAGCTTGAAAACGCTGCTGTCGGCTGCCCCGGCGTGGCGGAGGCGGCGGCGATCGGCGTTCACCACCCGCGGTGGGAGGAGCGGCCGATCCTGCTGGTGGTCCGCAAGCCCGATACCACGGTGACAGCAGAACAGATCCAGGCTTATCTGACGCAGCACGTCGCCAAATGGTGGCTGCCCGACGAGGTACACTTCGTCGACAGCCTGCCGCATACGGCGACCGGCAAGCTGCTGAAAACAGCGATCCGTGAGCAGTTCAAGGGATATTCGATCGCCGCCTGATCAGGCGAACAGATCGCCCTGTGGCCCGGCGGGCGGGCGGAACAGGTCGCAGCGAAGGTCCAGCCGATCGCTGGTGAGTCCGAGCCGGCGACTGGCGATCCGGAACCGCGTGCGGAGCAGGGTGGCCCATTCGCCCTGCCCCCGCATCCGGCTGAAAAATTCCGGATCGTTGTCACGCCCGCCGCGCAGTGAATGGATGATCGCCATCACCTTGCCCGCCCGGTCCGGGTAATGCGTCTGAAGCCACGCCCGGAACAGCGGCGCGACCTCGTGCGGCAGGCGGACGGGCATGAAGAATGCCGAGCGCGCCCCCGCTTCGGCTGCGCGGGACAGGATCGCTTCCATCTCCCCGTCGGTGATCGCAGGGATGACGGGGGACAGCGAGACATACACGGGAATGCCCGCCTCCGTCAGCTTTGCTATGGCGGCAAGCCGCTTTTCGGGATGCGGCGCGCGCGGTTCCAGCGTCATGGTGATCCGCGGATCAAGCGAAGTGATCGAGATCATGACGGCGCACAGGCCCTGCGCCGCCATGGGCTGCAACAGGTCAAGGTCGCGCAGCACCCGGTCGGACTTTGTCGTGATCGTCAGCGGATGGCGGCATTCCGCCAGGATTTCGAGGCACCCGCGCATGATCCGCCATTCGCGTTCGATCGGCTGATAGGCGTCAGTATTGGTACCGAACGCAATCGGACGACATTGATAACCGGTACGGGAAAGCTCTGCCCGCAGCAGGGCTGGGGCGTCCGGCTTGGCAAACAGCCGCGTTTCGAAATCGAGGCCGGGCGACAGGTCGTGAAAGGCATGGGTCGGCCGCGCGAAGCAATAGATGCAGCCATGCTCGCAGCCGCGATAGGGATTGATCGAACGGTCGAAGGGGACGTCGGGCGATTGATTGCGGGTGATGATGGTCGGGGGATTCTCGACGGTGACGGAGGTGCGGACCGGGCGGGGTTCGCCGTCGATCAGCGCCTGTTCGTCCAGCCAGTCGCCGTCCGCCTGCCGGTCGGCCAGACCGAACCGTTGGGGAACCGGGTTGTGGGTTGCGCCCCGCGCATTGCGCCTGGTCATAGGCGGAACATAAACAGAACATTGCTGCCGGGCAAGGCAGATTCGTCGTTAATGTCCCGACCTGAAACCATCCGATGCTGCGCGACGCTCGCCCGGCAGGGGACGGCCCGGTAGCATCGGCCGCGAAGGGACGATCATGCTGGATGGTTCATCGCGGTTGAGCAGGGATTGGACAACGCGCAGAGTTCCGTTCGTTGCCGCTATCCTGCTGGCGGTGATCCTGCGCGCGATCTTTATCCTGGCCGTGCCGGTGACGCCGGATTCGGATGGGGCATGGTATCTGCTGCGCGCTCAGGAAATGGCGGCTGGCATGGGATATCAGGAGCGCGGGCATCCTACTGCGTTCTGGCCCGTCGGTTATCCAGCGCTGCTGGCAGGCGCGCTGATGCTGACCGGCCCGACGCTGACGGGACCGTTGATTGCGAACCTGATGGCTTCGGCGGCCATCACCACGTTGATCGGAGCGATGGCGCGTGGGCTGGGCGCAACGCGGCAGGCGGCAGTGCTGTCGATGCTGCTCTATGCCGTCTATCCGGCGCATATCGTCTATACCGGCGTACTGGCGGCGGAAACGACCAGCACGGCGGTGCTGATGGCGGGGGTGGCTGCGCTGATCCTTGGTCGGGGCAGGGCCGGCATGGCGGTGGTCGCTGGCCTGCTGCTGGGCCTGGCCACGCTGATGCGGCCGCAATCGATGTTCGTGTGCATGGCGCTGATCCCGACGATGTGGCTGTCGCTG of the Sphingomonas sp. BGYR3 genome contains:
- a CDS encoding PA0069 family radical SAM protein — protein: MTRRNARGATHNPVPQRFGLADRQADGDWLDEQALIDGEPRPVRTSVTVENPPTIITRNQSPDVPFDRSINPYRGCEHGCIYCFARPTHAFHDLSPGLDFETRLFAKPDAPALLRAELSRTGYQCRPIAFGTNTDAYQPIEREWRIMRGCLEILAECRHPLTITTKSDRVLRDLDLLQPMAAQGLCAVMISITSLDPRITMTLEPRAPHPEKRLAAIAKLTEAGIPVYVSLSPVIPAITDGEMEAILSRAAEAGARSAFFMPVRLPHEVAPLFRAWLQTHYPDRAGKVMAIIHSLRGGRDNDPEFFSRMRGQGEWATLLRTRFRIASRRLGLTSDRLDLRCDLFRPPAGPQGDLFA